The following are from one region of the Aspergillus chevalieri M1 DNA, chromosome 1, nearly complete sequence genome:
- a CDS encoding huntingtin-interacting protein K (COG:S;~EggNog:ENOG410PR49;~InterPro:IPR044034,IPR038922;~PFAM:PF19026), with product MAEPADDQLQNLPANPEDRKAAVALSSLNDDLGSRGSSADQEALGKAMGRLEIAAGQGGNNNAGASAGQMKQKPEVKKVVKFKAEDVNLLVRELDLSKTKATELLKANDGDAKKAIQAFIATV from the exons ATGGCTGAACCAGCTGACGACCAGCTCCAGAACCTCCCCGCAAACCCCGAAGACCGTAAGGCTGCCGTCGCCCTGTCCTCGCTCAATGATGACCTCGGCAGCCGAGGGTCCTCCGCGGACCAGGAAGCGCTCGGGAAGGCGATGGGTCGGTTGGAGATTGCGGCGGGTCAGGGTGGGAATAATAATGCCGGTGCTAGTGCGGGGCAGATGAAGCAGAAGCCCGAAGTAAAGAAGGTGGTTAAGTTTAAGGCGGAGGACGTCAATCTGTTG GTGAGGGAATTGGATCTGAGCAAGACTAAAGCGACGGAGCTATTGAAGGCGAATGACGGGGATGCAAAGAAGGCTATACAGGCTTTTATTGCAACTGTCTAA
- a CDS encoding uncharacterized protein (COG:S;~EggNog:ENOG410PTJJ;~InterPro:IPR032567,IPR005162,IPR036875;~PFAM:PF03732;~go_function: GO:0003676 - nucleic acid binding [Evidence IEA];~go_function: GO:0008270 - zinc ion binding [Evidence IEA]): MDPFQELRNEFSSTIRALQNEIESVKNEPKPLQRPKPCLPDPEKFNGQSLKFDTWLASMKAKLRIDAPAIGDAVAQFYYVYLNLESKVQALVLPQLSYAEDTNTWDYNTILDQLSLVYDNPNKVQEAEDYLLVLKQDSGESVAAYIAKFERILYEAKGKDWPDVTKISAFRKGLNPTLRGRLNQQLNLPKSYTDFLRVVQQLGSHSFSSNSTNVSHSQSHQSGSHTKSDPMDLSVININSLSAASTSLDERNRRRQQGSCVRCGSSDHWVKDCSMKAHKESNKIWNQQMIARLEANRLDDLNDLDD, translated from the coding sequence atggacccctttcaagaactccgaaacgaattttcttctacgatccgcgccctccagaatgaaatcgaatccgtcaaaaatgaacccaaaccacttcaacgaccaaagccatgcctccctgatcccgagaaattcaatggccaatctttgaagtttgatacctggcttgcttcgatgaaggctaagcttaggattgatgctccagctattggtgatgcagtggctcagttctactatgtctatctgaatctggaaagcaaagtccaagctctagttcttccccagttatcttatgcagaagacaccaacacctgggattacaacaccatccttgatcaactatctctggtttatgacaaccccaacaaggttcaagaagctgaagattatctactagtcctaaagcaggatagtggtgaatctgtggcagcctacatcgccaagtttgagaggattctttatgaggcaaagggcaaagattggcctgatgtcaccaagatttcagcgttcaggaaaggcctcaatcctactctccgaggacgtctcaaccagcagttgaatcttccaaaatcatacactgatttccttcgtgtggttcaacaattgggaagtcattctttcagctcaaattccaccaatgtttcccactctcaatcacaccaatctggctctcacaccaagtctgatcctatggacctcagcgtcatcaatatcaactccctgtcagcagcgtccacctccctagatgaaaggaacagacgacgacaacaaggatcctgtgtgagatgtggctcctctgatcattgggtgaaggattgttccatgaaggcacacaaggaatccaataaaatatggaaccagcagatgattgcaaggttagaggcaaaccgtcttgatgaccttaatgatctcgatgattga
- a CDS encoding putative MFS multidrug transporter (COG:G;~EggNog:ENOG410QE1F;~InterPro:IPR020846,IPR011701,IPR036259;~PFAM:PF07690;~TransMembrane:8 (i156-174o180-202i214-237o267-289i365-385o420-442i454-472o553-572i);~go_function: GO:0022857 - transmembrane transporter activity [Evidence IEA];~go_process: GO:0055085 - transmembrane transport [Evidence IEA]), whose protein sequence is MGSSQSREHAGHAETQSQTQSYRDRDDDTVTDDTDSRSFQYVAPIPEPTMNDDDDDIDDPVRSNGNEAEKQATWMSLPKKSQLAILTFARLSEPLTQTSLQAYMFYQLKSFDPSLPDSTISAQAGMLQACFTAAQFVSSVFWGRLADADAVGRKKVLLIGLLGTSISCLGFGFSRSFVTAAVFRTLGGMLNSNIGVMRTMIAEMIEEKKFQARAFLLLPMCFNIGVIIGPVFGGMLADPAGSYPGLFGPGSVLGGKDGVWWMQQWPYALPNVLSGIFIFCSMVAVFLGLDETHVIARYRDDWGRNLGRRLARSVSRNRIPRYYRPLTDQPEDNSLYDDGDENESAPTPTPPIRPQYKRPTFRQTWTRNVLLTLLSNFLVAFHTSAFNSMTFTFLPTPRAPEGSWHGIFFGGGLGLPSPRVGLATAIIGVIGLPLQIFVYPGMQAKMGTLSSFRTFLPFSAIAYALAPFLVLIPRHPALVWPAFTFVAALQVISRTFALPAGIILVNNCVTNPAVLGTIHGVAQSVSSGARTLGPFVGGWGLGLGLQYNFIGGVWWFLALEAMAGWLLLWTIYEGRGIGR, encoded by the exons ATGGGTTCGAGTCAATCCCGCGAGCATGCCGGCCATGCAGAGACACAATCACAAACACAATCCTACCGCGACCGAGACGACGACACGGTGACCGACGACACCGACTCGAGAAGTTTCCAATATGTCGCTCCGATCCCAGAGCCTACGATgaacgacgatgacgatgatatcGATGACCCCGTACGATCTAATGGAAACGAAGCCGAAAAACAAGCGACCTGGATGTCGCTGCCCAAAAAGTCCCAACTCGCCATTTTGACCTTTGCACGTCTATCGGAACCTCTCACGCAGACGTCCCTTCAAGCGTATATGTTTTACCAGCTCAAGTCTTTTGATCCCTCGCTGCCTGATTCGACGATTTCTGCGCAGGCGGGTATGCTACAGGCTTGTTTTACGGCGGCGCAGTTCGTTTCTTCCGTTTTTTGGGGGAGATTGGCGGATGCAGATGCCGTGGGACGGAAGAAGGTGTTGCTTATTGGACTGCTGGGGACGTCGATATCGTGTCTTGGATTTGGGTTTTCCAGATCCTTTGTGACGGCGGCGGTGTTTAGAACGCTGGGTGGCATGCTGAATAGTAACATCGGGGTGATGAGGACCATGATTGCCGAGATGATCGAGGAGAAAAAGTTTCAAGCTCGGGCGTTCCTATTGCTGCCCATGTGCTTCAACATTGGAGTTATCATTGGTCCGGTGTTCGGGGGTATGCTTGCTGATCCGGCGGGTAGTTATCCTGGTCTATTTGGACCTGGGTCGGTGCTTGGGGGCAAGGATGGAGTTTGGTGGATGCAGCAGTGGCCGTATGCGTTGCCGAATGTGCTGAGTGGGATATTTATCTTTTGCTCAATGGTGGCTGTGTTTTTGGGACTGGATGAG ACACATGTGATTGCGCGGTATCGCGATGACTGGGGCCGGAACTTGGGCCGGAGACTCGCCAGATCCGTCTCGAGAAACCGCATCCCTCGATACTATCGACCTCTAACCGACCAGCCAGAAGACAATTCCTTGTACGATGACGGTGACGAGAACGAGTCTGCTCCGACTCCAACTCCCCCAATCCGACCACAATACAAACGCCCGACATTCCGCCAAACCTGGACTCGGAACGTCCTTTTAACGCTGCTAAGCAACTTCCTGGTCGCCTTCCACACCAGCGCCTTCAACTCCATGACCTTTACGTTCCTACCCACTCCCCGCGCCCCAGAAGGGAGTTGGCACGGTATCTTCTTCGGCGGTGGGCTGGGTCTCCCGTCTCCACGGGTGGGTCTGGCAACGGCTATCATCGGGGTCATCGGTCTCCCGCTCCAGATCTTCGTTTATCCCGGTATGCAAGCCAAAATGGGCACATTATCATCCTTCCGCACCTTTCTACCTTTTTCTGCGATTGCATACGCATTGGCGCCCTTTCTTGTGCTCATCCCGCGTCATCCGGCCCTCGTCTGGCCTGCGTTCACCTTCGTCGCGGCACTACAGGTTATCTCTCGGACATTCGCGCTGCCAGCTGGTATCATTCTTGTCAACAACTGCGTCACGAACCCTGCTGTTCTGGGTACGATCCACGGGGTCGCACAGAGTGTGTCGAGCGGAGCACGCACGCTGGGACCATTTGTAGGTGGTTggggattgggattgggacTGCAGTATAATTTCATCGGAGGAGTGTGGTGGTTTTTGGCGCTGGAAGCGATGGCcgggtggttgttgttgtggacGATATACGAAGGAAGAGGGATTGGAAGGTGA